A stretch of Gemmatimonas aurantiaca T-27 DNA encodes these proteins:
- a CDS encoding lanthionine synthetase LanC family protein — MERRELLKHVLMGSSLLAAPRWLAASESTASSAVLSATSSAEDYRAAALAAERWLNSVAQREGDTVRWPVDPLKPKVVDQSLYSGMPGVVLFYLELHHATGDARYLREAQSGARALVAALPPEGVGAAGAGLYTGLTGIAYVLQLVQERAPFAAGQTALAQIAERVRGSASWKGEAAVWQDSTDIISGTAGLALALVWLQARDRASASPWRDSSRVLRGAARSLLDAGVSEGNGTKWAISSSTPRRYPNFSHGTAGVSYTLATLAMHPALADDRTLQRAAREGALSGARYLDGITTTSPSGARKIFHSEPGNESLYYLSWCHGPAGTGRLYRQLERLTGDATWRRYQPALAKAIVESGVPEQHPDRSGFWNNISQCCGNCGVAEYFVARHAATRSADDLAFAQRVMDDVIRRATPDAGGLKWVQAENRTSPDDVIAQTGFMQGAAGVGIALLHMEGALRERRPLVVLPDSPSWT; from the coding sequence ATGGAACGCCGTGAATTGTTGAAGCACGTGCTGATGGGTTCCAGTCTGCTGGCGGCTCCGCGATGGCTGGCGGCATCGGAGTCCACGGCGTCTAGCGCTGTGCTGTCGGCGACGTCATCGGCCGAAGACTACCGGGCGGCGGCGCTGGCCGCCGAGCGATGGCTCAACAGCGTTGCGCAGCGCGAAGGGGACACTGTGCGATGGCCGGTGGATCCGCTCAAGCCCAAGGTCGTGGACCAGAGTCTCTACTCGGGGATGCCCGGCGTGGTGCTGTTCTATCTCGAACTGCATCACGCCACGGGCGACGCGCGCTACCTGCGTGAAGCGCAGAGCGGTGCGCGCGCACTGGTCGCCGCGTTGCCCCCGGAAGGAGTGGGCGCCGCTGGAGCGGGCCTGTATACCGGGCTCACGGGCATCGCCTACGTGTTGCAGCTCGTACAGGAGCGCGCACCGTTTGCGGCCGGTCAGACGGCACTCGCGCAGATCGCCGAACGTGTGCGCGGCAGCGCCTCGTGGAAAGGCGAGGCGGCCGTCTGGCAGGATTCCACGGATATCATTTCTGGTACCGCAGGTCTCGCTCTGGCCCTGGTGTGGCTGCAAGCGCGTGATCGTGCTTCCGCCTCACCATGGCGGGATTCCAGCCGGGTGTTGCGGGGGGCGGCGCGCTCACTGTTGGACGCCGGCGTCAGTGAAGGCAACGGAACCAAGTGGGCGATTTCGTCGTCGACCCCCCGCCGCTACCCCAACTTCTCGCACGGTACGGCGGGGGTGAGCTATACGCTGGCTACCCTGGCCATGCATCCCGCGCTCGCTGACGATCGGACGCTGCAACGGGCTGCTCGTGAAGGTGCGTTGTCGGGTGCGCGCTATCTCGATGGCATCACCACCACATCGCCAAGCGGTGCACGGAAGATCTTCCACTCCGAACCGGGCAATGAGTCGCTGTATTACCTGAGCTGGTGCCATGGACCGGCCGGCACCGGGCGTTTGTACCGGCAGCTCGAGCGTCTCACCGGTGATGCCACGTGGCGTCGTTATCAGCCAGCGCTGGCCAAGGCGATCGTCGAGAGCGGTGTCCCGGAACAACATCCTGATCGCTCGGGTTTCTGGAACAACATCTCGCAGTGTTGCGGCAATTGTGGCGTGGCCGAGTATTTCGTGGCGCGCCATGCGGCGACGCGCAGTGCCGATGATCTGGCGTTTGCGCAGCGGGTCATGGACGACGTGATCCGGCGTGCCACACCCGACGCGGGTGGACTCAAGTGGGTGCAAGCGGAAAATCGGACCAGCCCCGATGACGTCATTGCGCAGACGGGTTTCATGCAGGGGGCTGCGGGCGTGGGCATCGCATTGCTGCACATGGAAGGTGCGCTGCGTGAACGGAGGCCGCTGGTCGTACTGCCTGATTCGCCGTCGTGGACGTGA
- a CDS encoding OsmC family protein gives MAHLYSATIEWSRGEARFTDNRYSRAHQWRFDGGAVVPASSSPQVVRIPLSDPSGVDPEEAFVASLSSCHMLWFLSIAAERGWTVDSYLDEAQGEMTRNERGQLVMSRVTLRPAVRFAGDPPSAAEEDAAHHEAHESCFIANSVRTDVVVEATHGTP, from the coding sequence ATGGCTCATCTCTACTCCGCCACCATCGAGTGGTCGCGCGGTGAGGCGCGATTCACCGACAATCGCTACAGCCGCGCACATCAGTGGCGCTTCGATGGCGGGGCTGTGGTGCCCGCGTCGTCCTCGCCGCAGGTCGTACGCATTCCGCTCTCCGATCCGTCGGGTGTGGATCCGGAAGAAGCCTTTGTCGCGTCGCTGTCGTCGTGCCACATGCTCTGGTTTCTGTCCATCGCTGCCGAACGTGGCTGGACCGTCGACAGCTATCTCGATGAAGCACAGGGCGAGATGACCAGGAACGAGCGCGGACAACTGGTGATGTCACGGGTGACGTTGCGCCCCGCCGTGCGATTTGCCGGTGACCCGCCCTCGGCTGCTGAAGAAGATGCCGCGCATCATGAGGCGCATGAATCCTGTTTTATCGCCAACTCGGTACGGACCGACGTGGTGGTGGAGGCAACGCATGGAACGCCGTGA
- a CDS encoding TlpA family protein disulfide reductase, with amino-acid sequence MTHRTKTVLAVAAGLLGVHGTTLAAQAPSALTGRWEGTLHYDSLTVVFPLTWSTTGTSRAVQLALYNGTDSITSTSVRVVPKGRGTAGTVNTGDSVIVDFAHLASRLRGTRTADGFEGWFGNPRRRDSVRVTAHPGRARVAASGKAPSIAGTWIFPVESSKGERAWRFVAQQSGANVTATILRVDGDAGAHTGTFADGRFALSHFDGTRPGRIDVEPNADGSLTIVQRSPRGAARRYVAWRDADARARGLAEPADVATHTSVRDARETFAFDFKDVSGARVTNRDARYAGKVVVVNVTGTWCPNCHDEAPFLSSLYRKYREQGLEVVALDFEETEELQDLSRLKAFVKRYDVDYAYLVAGEPKEVTAKLPQAVNLNTWPATFFLGRDGTVRAVRTGFAAKASGVHHETLVAEYEAIVEGLLKEPVSGASGR; translated from the coding sequence ATGACACATCGCACGAAGACTGTGCTGGCCGTTGCAGCGGGATTGCTCGGCGTGCACGGCACAACACTTGCCGCCCAGGCGCCGTCAGCGCTGACAGGACGTTGGGAAGGCACGTTGCACTACGATTCGCTCACGGTGGTCTTCCCCCTCACGTGGAGCACCACCGGTACGTCACGCGCCGTGCAACTCGCGCTGTACAATGGCACCGATTCGATCACGTCCACATCGGTGCGCGTCGTGCCGAAAGGCCGAGGAACGGCAGGCACGGTGAACACCGGTGATTCGGTCATCGTCGACTTTGCCCACCTGGCATCGCGGTTGCGCGGCACCCGCACGGCAGACGGTTTCGAAGGATGGTTCGGCAATCCGCGCCGGCGGGATTCGGTGCGGGTGACCGCACATCCCGGTCGCGCGCGTGTGGCGGCGTCGGGCAAGGCCCCGTCGATTGCCGGCACCTGGATCTTCCCCGTAGAAAGCTCCAAGGGCGAACGCGCGTGGCGTTTTGTCGCGCAGCAGTCGGGCGCCAATGTGACGGCTACCATCCTGCGGGTGGATGGTGACGCTGGCGCACATACCGGCACGTTTGCCGATGGACGATTCGCGTTGTCACACTTCGATGGCACGCGGCCTGGGCGTATCGATGTCGAACCCAATGCTGATGGTTCGCTGACAATTGTGCAGCGTTCTCCGCGTGGTGCGGCACGCCGGTATGTGGCATGGCGCGACGCTGACGCGCGGGCCCGCGGATTGGCCGAGCCGGCCGATGTGGCGACGCACACCTCCGTGCGTGATGCGCGTGAGACCTTCGCCTTCGACTTCAAGGACGTGAGTGGAGCGCGAGTCACGAACCGCGATGCGCGGTATGCGGGCAAAGTGGTGGTCGTGAATGTCACCGGCACCTGGTGCCCGAACTGCCACGACGAAGCGCCGTTCCTGTCGTCGCTCTATCGCAAGTATCGCGAGCAGGGGCTGGAGGTGGTGGCGCTGGATTTCGAGGAGACCGAAGAACTGCAGGATCTCTCCCGCCTCAAGGCGTTCGTGAAGCGCTACGACGTGGACTATGCCTATCTGGTGGCCGGTGAGCCCAAGGAGGTCACCGCCAAGCTGCCGCAGGCCGTGAATCTGAACACCTGGCCGGCCACGTTTTTCCTGGGACGTGACGGCACGGTGCGGGCGGTACGCACCGGTTTTGCAGCCAAGGCGAGCGGGGTGCACCACGAGACTTTGGTGGCCGAGTACGAAGCCATCGTGGAGGGACTGCTGAAGGAACCGGTGAGCGGCGCGAGCGGGCGCTGA